One Candidatus Rokuibacteriota bacterium genomic window, AAAGGGTGGCCAAACGTGCAGGTAGACCAGGCGCCCGGTCTGCCGCATCATGATCGCGGCCGGTGTATATTGGGTAACCCGGGCTCGCGCCCGACCCCATCATGAAAATCGGCCAGATTGAAATCCCCCAGCTCTGCCGCCTGGCGCCCATGGCGGCCATCTCCAACGCGCCCTTCCGGCTCATCGCCAAGGAGTGCGGCAGCGGCCTGACCACGACCGAGGAGATGGACGCCTTCGCGCTCCTGATGGACACGCGGCGCGCCGGGGACATGGCGGCGTACTACCCTCAGGAGCGGCCGCTGGCGATGCAGCTCCTGGGGCGCGACCCGCAGGCCCTCATCCGCGCCGCGCATCGCTGCGTGGAGCTGGGCGCCGACATCGTCGACCTCAACATGGGCTGCCCCATGCCCAAGATCACGGGCAAGGGCAAGGGTGCCGCGTTGATGAAGGACGTGCTGGGCAC contains:
- a CDS encoding tRNA-dihydrouridine synthase family protein, with amino-acid sequence MKIGQIEIPQLCRLAPMAAISNAPFRLIAKECGSGLTTTEEMDAFALLMDTRRAGDMAAYYPQERPLAMQLLGRDPQALIRAAHRCVELGADIVDLNMGCPMPKITGKGKGAALMKDVLGT